One window of Amaranthus tricolor cultivar Red isolate AtriRed21 chromosome 11, ASM2621246v1, whole genome shotgun sequence genomic DNA carries:
- the LOC130827602 gene encoding auxin response factor 18-like, protein MITFMDPKDKIKEVDNCLDSQLWHACAGGMVQMPLVNSRVYYFVQGHIEHANGNVDFRNFPRIPSYVLCRVEDIRYLADHETDEVYAKIRLIPVGNEIDYNDEDIGVHSGEVQENKPASFAKTLTQSDANNGGGFSVPRYCAETIFPRLDYSADPPVQNILAKDVHGEPWKFRHIYRGTPRRHLLTTGWSTFVNAKKLIAGDSIVFLRTENGDLCVGIRRAKRGIGGGLDSTSGWNPGSNVLNYGAFSGFLREDENRIARNGNGIGLNSGNALVKVKVKVESVIESATHAAKGQPFEVVYYPRAGTPEFVVKAGHVKAALQIRWCSGMRFKMPFETEDSSRISWFMGTISSVQVADPVHWPDSPWRLLQVTWDEPDLLQNVKRVSPWLVELVSNMPAIHMSPFSPPRKKFRLPHHPDFPIDGQLPVPPFPGNFLGSSNPFGCLPDNFPAGMQGARHAQFGLSLSDFHMSKLQSGLFPAGFPALDPTTTLSNRPSSSLSFQKPASNDSVSCLLTMGNPNQSVKKPDATKPHHFVLFGKAILTERQMSLSRSGDAVSPVPTGNSSSEGNVDKAGNVSDGSGSALNHDRSSVEQHPWLKDNRPEIDMELETGHCKVFMESEDVGRTVELTLLNSYEELCSKLASMFDIETSDMLNRVVYRDGTGSSKQIGDEPFSEFARSAKRLTILMDSSSDNVGA, encoded by the exons ATGATTACTTTTATGGAtccaaaagataaaataaaagagGTTGATAATTGTTTAGATTCTCAACTATGGCATGCTTGTGCTGGTGGAATGGTTCAAATGCCATTAGTAAATTCTAGGGTTTATTACTTTGTTCAAGGTCATATTGAACATGCTAATGGAAATGTGGATTTTAGAAATTTCCCAAGAATCCCATCTTATGTTTTGTGTAGAGTTGAGGATATAAGATACTTAGCTGATCACGAAACCGATGAAGTTTATGCGAAAATTCGATTGATTCCGGTGGGTAATGAGATTGATTATAATGATGAAGATATAGGTGTTCATAGTGGTGAAGTTCAGGAGAATAAGCCTGCTTCATTTGCTAAGACTTTGACTCAATCAGATGCGAATAATGGGGGAGGATTCTCGGTCCCTCGTTATTGTGCAGAAACTATATTTCCGCGGCTGGATTATTCAGCAGACCCGCCTGTTCAGAACATTCTTGCTAAGGATGTTCATGGGGAACCATGGAAGTTTAGGCATATTTATAGAGGAACTCCTAGGAGACATTTGTTAACTACTGGTTGGAGTACATTTGTGAATGCTAAGAAGCTAATTGCAGGGGATTCTATTGTGTTTTTAAGGACTGAAAATGGGGATTTATGTGTTGGGATTCGGAGAGCGAAAAGGGGAATTGGGGGTGGGCTTGATTCAACTTCGGGGTGGAATCCGGGATCCAATGTTTTGAACTATGGTGCTTTTTCAGGTTTTCTTAGAGAAGACGAGAATAGGATAGCGAGGAATGGGAATGGTATTGGTTTGAACTCGGGTAATGCTTTAGTGAAGGTTAAAGTTAAGGTTGAGTCTGTTATTGAATCGGCAACCCATGCCGCTAAAGGGCAGCCTTTTGAAGTTGTTTATTACCCTCGAGCTGGTACCCCCGAATTTGTTGTGAAGGCTGGACATGTAAAAGCCGCACTTCAGATTCGTTGGTGTTCGGGAATGAGGTTCAAGATGCCGTTCGAAACTGAAGACTCTTCTCGGATAAGCTGGTTCATGGGCACTATATCCTCAGTTCAGGTTGCTGATCCGGTGCACTGGCCTGATTCTCCTTGGAGGCTTCTTCAG GTGACCTGGGATGAGCCCGATTTGCTGCAAAACGTAAAACGTGTTAGTCCATGGCTGGTCGAATTGGTATCCAATATGCCGGCCATACATATGTCCCCCTTCTCGCCACCCAGGAAGAAATTCCGCCTTCCCCATCACCCAGATTTTCCTATAGACGGCCAACTTCCGGTCCCCCCATTTCCCGGAAACTTCCTAGGGTCAAGCAACCCTTTTGGATGTTTACCCGACAATTTTCCTGCTGGCATGCAGGGAGCCAGGCATGCTCAATTCGGTCTTTCACTGTCCGATTTTCACATGAGTAAATTACAGTCGGGTCTCTTTCCTGCTGGCTTCCCAGCACTTGATCCCACTACTACACTTTCCAATCGACCCTCGAGTTCTTTAAGTTTTCAAAAACCCGCCAGCAACGATAGCGTATCTTGCTTGCTCACAATGGGAAACCCAAACCAGTCTGTCAAAAAACCCGATGCTACAAAACCCCATCATTTTGTTCTCTTCGGGAAAGCTATATTGACCGAGCGACAAATGTCGCTAAGCCGTTCGGGTGACGCGGTCTCACCTGTTCCTACGGGTAATAGTTCATCAGAAGGGAACGTGGACAAGGCAGGTAATGTTTCGGATGGCTCCGGGTCAGCCCTCAACCATGACCGCTCTTCTGTGGAACAACATCCTTGGCTCAAGGACAACCGTCCCGAAATAGACATGGAACTAGAGACGGGTCATTGTAAGGTCTTCATGGAATCGGAGGATGTTGGCCGAACTGTTGAGCTAACGTTGCTTAATTCTTACGAAGAACTTTGCAGCAAGCTAGCAAGCATGTTTGACATCGAGACTTCCGACATGCTTAATCGTGTAGTCTACAGAGATGGGACAGGCTCATCGAAACAAATCGGAGACGAACCTTTCAG TGAATTTGCGAGAAGTGCAAAGCGATTAACGATATTGATGGATTCAAGTAGCGATAACGTAGGAGCGTAG